The Streptomyces sp. NBC_00344 genome includes a window with the following:
- a CDS encoding transglycosylase SLT domain-containing protein, translating into MPRITLPSTTRVTRTHKIATAALMAASATTAVAAAQAPAHAQTPAASHAPSATTHAPKPHPAEHTKHAKHKAAAHKHTSTQAANRSTHRKTITTHYTNNLDGWIKHSLAIMKAKGIPGTYEGLHRNIMRESSGNPNAVNNTDINAINGVPSKGLLQVIQPTFDTYHVAGTANKLTDPVANLTAAANYAAHRYGSIDNVNSAY; encoded by the coding sequence ATGCCCCGCATCACCCTGCCCAGCACCACCCGCGTCACCCGCACCCACAAGATCGCCACCGCCGCTCTGATGGCAGCAAGCGCCACCACCGCCGTGGCCGCCGCCCAGGCCCCGGCCCACGCACAGACCCCCGCCGCATCTCACGCACCCAGCGCCACCACCCACGCGCCCAAGCCCCACCCCGCCGAGCACACCAAGCACGCCAAGCACAAGGCAGCCGCCCACAAGCACACAAGCACGCAGGCCGCCAACCGCTCCACCCACCGCAAGACCATCACCACGCACTACACCAACAACCTCGACGGCTGGATCAAGCACTCCCTCGCCATCATGAAGGCCAAGGGCATCCCCGGCACCTACGAGGGCCTGCACCGCAACATCATGCGCGAGTCCAGCGGCAACCCCAACGCCGTCAACAACACGGACATCAACGCCATCAACGGCGTTCCGTCCAAGGGCCTTCTCCAGGTGATCCAGCCCACCTTCGACACCTACCACGTCGCCGGAACCGCCAACAAGCTCACCGACCCCGTGGCCAACCTGACCGCAGCGGCCAACTACGCGGCCCACCGGTACGGCTCCATCGACAACGTCAACTCCGCATACTGA